A region from the Treponema pallidum subsp. pallidum str. Nichols genome encodes:
- a CDS encoding chemotaxis protein CheA, whose amino-acid sequence MSDYLDAGNEELLKDFFSEAEQQVEQLESNILVIEQDPTNRDAVDEIFRAAHTLKGGAATVEMHELSGFTHAVEDLLDGIRSEKVTVDGAVVDLLLTSLDVIKAMLESRAGGGPYAEDVSDLVARLRSYLPASGTVPGAARGLSVSSPNAAEAAKGTAVGEDGTEAPQVGRVPPLSLLSEYDRLELREIVPPEHSVYALTVRFDESNLMNTVGGIQVFTALKSCASVLKTVPDFDALYQDMFHEYVVYFVSTVQDSVCVSQVASIPDVTLSVSVAEVALADLCTPLSEHGELGVCADAGTGGVSEGSGAAVRSGGERVPNSLPKQVAGCAVPSAKDSSKATSSGYGSGSVLRVDAKRIDYLLNLVSETVIIKASLNQSALEFGEVYTLFQNANGAYKERLRKFFDRVPAYLEKVKNGQDADAVRKGMIAEAVGVFDIFSSFENGLKQSVTKFRSSAQNLGRISGELQEGVMKIRMVPISQIFSRYPRVVRDLSRDLRKEVRLVIEGEETELDKSVVEDLLDPIMHCVRNSLDHGIEAPEVRARSGKPAQGTLLLRASNEGNMIVIEVADDGRGIDVEAVKTKAVERGVLHPGKNLTEVEAFQLIFAPGFSTSRSVSNVSGRGVGLDVVKTHIERLNGTVSVFSEVQKGTRFVIKLPLTLAIIQGLLIRVGQEVYSIPIASVIESHRIKSEEINRIDNYEVFNVRNEVISLLRLDRLFGISCDDEVTGQYHYVVIVGAAEKKVGLMVDALIGEEDVVIKPLRDQFTSSPGIAGASILGDGSVSLIIDVGQLLELGLKREILARERREATVW is encoded by the coding sequence ATGAGCGATTACCTCGACGCGGGCAACGAAGAGTTGCTGAAGGATTTTTTCAGCGAGGCGGAGCAACAGGTTGAGCAGCTCGAAAGCAATATACTCGTCATTGAGCAGGATCCCACCAATCGGGACGCTGTAGACGAGATTTTCCGTGCGGCGCACACCCTTAAGGGGGGTGCTGCGACTGTTGAGATGCACGAGTTGTCCGGCTTCACGCATGCGGTGGAGGATCTGCTGGATGGGATTCGCTCAGAGAAGGTAACTGTTGACGGGGCGGTTGTGGACTTGCTCCTGACGTCGTTGGATGTAATTAAGGCGATGCTCGAGTCCCGTGCGGGCGGTGGTCCCTACGCGGAGGATGTCTCGGATCTCGTTGCGCGTCTGCGCTCGTATCTGCCTGCGTCTGGGACTGTGCCGGGGGCGGCGCGTGGATTGTCGGTGTCTTCGCCAAATGCAGCCGAAGCTGCAAAGGGGACCGCGGTAGGTGAAGATGGGACGGAAGCCCCTCAGGTAGGGCGAGTGCCGCCGCTGTCTCTTCTTTCTGAATACGATCGGTTGGAATTGCGCGAGATCGTTCCGCCTGAGCACTCTGTCTACGCGCTTACGGTGCGTTTTGATGAGAGTAATCTGATGAACACGGTCGGCGGTATCCAGGTGTTTACAGCGTTGAAGTCCTGCGCAAGCGTGCTCAAGACGGTTCCTGATTTCGACGCACTGTATCAGGACATGTTCCATGAGTATGTTGTGTACTTCGTTTCCACTGTGCAGGATTCAGTATGTGTGTCGCAGGTTGCTTCGATTCCGGACGTTACGCTTTCGGTGAGTGTAGCGGAAGTTGCGCTTGCAGATCTGTGTACTCCCCTCTCTGAACATGGGGAGCTGGGTGTTTGCGCAGACGCGGGGACAGGTGGTGTGTCCGAAGGGAGCGGCGCTGCCGTGCGCAGCGGAGGGGAACGCGTTCCTAACTCCCTGCCGAAACAGGTTGCCGGGTGCGCGGTGCCTTCTGCAAAGGACTCATCAAAGGCTACCTCAAGCGGCTACGGCTCGGGGTCCGTGTTGCGCGTAGATGCGAAACGCATCGATTATCTTCTGAATTTGGTAAGTGAGACGGTGATTATCAAGGCCTCGCTCAATCAGAGTGCGCTTGAATTTGGGGAGGTGTACACCCTATTCCAAAACGCTAATGGCGCGTACAAGGAGCGTTTGCGTAAGTTTTTTGATAGGGTTCCCGCTTACTTAGAAAAGGTAAAGAACGGTCAGGACGCAGATGCGGTGCGCAAGGGGATGATAGCAGAGGCTGTCGGTGTCTTTGACATTTTTTCTTCGTTTGAGAATGGACTGAAACAGTCCGTCACTAAGTTTCGGTCTTCTGCTCAGAATTTGGGGCGTATTTCTGGTGAGCTTCAAGAAGGTGTGATGAAAATCCGCATGGTGCCTATTAGCCAGATTTTCAGTCGTTATCCGCGTGTGGTGCGCGATCTCTCGCGGGACTTGCGTAAAGAGGTGCGGTTGGTCATTGAAGGAGAGGAGACGGAGCTTGATAAGTCTGTGGTTGAAGATTTGCTCGATCCCATTATGCACTGCGTGCGTAATTCTCTCGACCACGGCATAGAAGCGCCTGAAGTTCGCGCGCGCTCTGGAAAACCGGCGCAAGGTACGCTTCTCCTGCGCGCAAGCAACGAAGGAAATATGATCGTTATTGAGGTTGCCGATGACGGGCGTGGCATCGACGTGGAGGCAGTGAAGACGAAAGCAGTTGAGCGAGGTGTGTTGCACCCAGGCAAGAACCTCACTGAGGTTGAGGCGTTCCAACTTATTTTTGCTCCCGGTTTTTCAACCTCTCGGTCGGTTTCTAATGTTTCTGGTCGGGGTGTGGGGCTTGATGTGGTGAAGACTCACATTGAGAGGCTCAATGGCACTGTCTCCGTCTTTTCGGAAGTGCAGAAGGGAACGCGCTTTGTCATAAAGCTGCCGCTTACACTGGCAATTATTCAGGGGCTCTTGATACGGGTGGGGCAGGAGGTGTACTCGATACCGATAGCTTCGGTCATCGAAAGCCATCGTATCAAGAGTGAAGAGATTAACCGGATTGATAACTACGAGGTGTTCAATGTGCGGAACGAGGTCATTAGCTTGCTGCGTCTCGATAGGCTGTTCGGTATCAGCTGCGATGATGAGGTGACCGGTCAGTATCACTATGTGGTTATAGTTGGTGCGGCAGAGAAAAAGGTGGGGCTCATGGTGGATGCGCTGATTGGTGAGGAGGACGTAGTCATCAAGCCACTGCGGGATCAATTCACTAGTTCCCCTGGTATTGCAGGGGCATCTATCCTGGGTGACGGTTCGGTGTCGTTGATTATCGATGTGGGGCAGCTGCTTGAGCTTGGGTTGAAGCGGGAAATATTGGCGCGTGAGCGTCGAGAAGCCACGGTGTGGTAG
- the ispE gene encoding 4-(cytidine 5'-diphospho)-2-C-methyl-D-erythritol kinase, protein MQSLSLRAHAKVNMHLWVGARRADGLHSIESVMQRITLADSLSLSRLDIPGRCEVCSPYMALPRENTLTRAYARFCQVTGVHDGVRVRVVKRIPAGSGLGGGSADAAALLCGLDTLFGTTLSARVLREVAYSVGSDVPFFLASQAACVLGGGEQLVPLVPKTGYLGLLVWPGLHSGSAQAYEDLDRLRACGVHAADGEQYSLRGATALSAHYAQDCARWRFFNSLDAPVQRRYPVVALARWDLARAGACFTAMSGSGSAVFGLYRDEEELRRAHKLLAKRWCWCVRVRLCG, encoded by the coding sequence GTGCAGTCGCTGAGTTTGCGCGCTCACGCAAAGGTGAACATGCATCTGTGGGTTGGTGCACGTCGGGCCGATGGTCTTCACTCGATTGAGAGTGTAATGCAGCGCATTACGCTTGCGGATTCTTTGTCTCTTTCGCGCCTGGATATCCCTGGCCGGTGTGAGGTGTGTTCGCCTTATATGGCTCTGCCTCGAGAAAACACGCTGACCCGTGCGTATGCGCGGTTTTGTCAGGTAACTGGCGTTCACGATGGTGTGCGCGTGCGCGTAGTGAAGCGTATCCCTGCAGGGTCTGGACTTGGTGGGGGGTCTGCTGATGCTGCCGCGCTTTTGTGTGGCCTTGATACGTTGTTTGGGACGACCCTTTCTGCTCGGGTTCTACGAGAAGTGGCGTATAGTGTCGGCAGTGATGTCCCTTTTTTCCTGGCTTCCCAGGCTGCGTGCGTGCTAGGTGGTGGTGAGCAGCTCGTTCCCCTTGTTCCAAAGACTGGCTATCTGGGGCTTTTGGTCTGGCCGGGATTGCACAGCGGTTCTGCACAGGCCTATGAGGATTTGGACAGGTTGCGTGCGTGCGGCGTACATGCTGCCGACGGCGAGCAGTACTCTCTGCGTGGGGCTACCGCGCTTTCTGCGCACTATGCACAGGATTGTGCGCGGTGGCGGTTTTTTAATAGCTTAGATGCCCCTGTACAGCGTCGGTACCCTGTAGTCGCCCTTGCGCGTTGGGATCTGGCCCGTGCGGGTGCGTGCTTTACAGCGATGAGTGGAAGCGGGAGCGCGGTTTTTGGTCTGTATCGGGATGAGGAGGAGCTTCGGCGCGCGCATAAGCTGCTTGCAAAGCGGTGGTGTTGGTGTGTGCGTGTCCGGTTATGTGGGTAG
- a CDS encoding CheR family methyltransferase: protein MVGDLGHGLGTMIEHMEAEIGIRESFDGGVREPLAVIDFKMVTFSLAGKDYAVDIMQVKEIAKAGSFTYVPNTSPFVLGVYNLRGDIIPIIDLRRFFNIPAPRKSRQAIENMVIVTVEDQTFGVVVDGIDKVIGVSKTTIQPPHPIFGDINIKYIRGVVEEAGKLYILLDVHRIFSFRLGEEERTAVVDRGVVPSPSPPAVSVPPGDEENLNVGFISDTLAAFGRFFTSAVNEGWLRSRYLVWRDVRSGAEVQLQHEEDVAEFLSTFPSPDTGVFWSGEYAASVGSVLSRMQVGKVVTVWNIGCGAGHESYSLAVLLRKTFPDAVVRVHASDSDLFSISNAPMLTVPEHVIGDWYKPYVVKGVSGSYTFSQEIKEMVLFEYHDCTHPSALPDVDLIVARDVLSSLAVPVQHTLLKEFSEKLKATGVVLLGQNEVMPKDTGWLRQIEGTVAVFSKE from the coding sequence GTGGTAGGCGATCTGGGGCACGGATTGGGGACTATGATAGAGCATATGGAAGCAGAGATCGGCATTCGGGAAAGTTTCGACGGGGGCGTACGTGAGCCGCTTGCGGTCATAGACTTCAAGATGGTTACCTTTTCCCTCGCGGGGAAGGACTACGCGGTAGATATCATGCAGGTGAAGGAAATTGCAAAGGCTGGGAGCTTTACCTATGTGCCCAATACGTCTCCGTTTGTTCTGGGGGTGTATAACTTACGGGGGGATATTATTCCCATAATTGATTTAAGGAGATTTTTTAATATTCCCGCTCCGCGCAAGTCCCGGCAGGCGATCGAGAATATGGTGATCGTCACAGTGGAAGATCAGACATTCGGGGTTGTAGTAGATGGCATCGATAAGGTAATTGGGGTGTCAAAAACAACTATTCAGCCGCCACACCCTATCTTTGGGGACATCAACATAAAGTATATCCGGGGGGTGGTTGAGGAGGCGGGAAAGCTGTACATCCTACTTGATGTGCACCGGATTTTTTCCTTCCGTCTTGGGGAGGAGGAACGGACGGCAGTTGTCGATCGTGGTGTTGTGCCGTCTCCTTCACCTCCTGCCGTATCTGTGCCGCCGGGGGATGAAGAAAATTTAAATGTTGGTTTCATTAGCGATACGTTGGCCGCGTTTGGCCGTTTCTTTACCAGTGCAGTGAATGAGGGTTGGTTGCGCAGCCGGTATCTTGTGTGGCGTGACGTGCGCTCTGGAGCTGAGGTACAGCTTCAGCATGAGGAGGATGTCGCCGAGTTCTTGAGTACATTTCCTTCCCCGGACACAGGTGTGTTTTGGTCGGGGGAGTATGCGGCGAGTGTGGGATCTGTTCTTTCTCGGATGCAGGTGGGAAAGGTGGTGACGGTGTGGAATATCGGTTGCGGTGCGGGTCACGAAAGTTACAGTCTTGCGGTGCTTCTCAGAAAAACCTTCCCCGACGCGGTGGTTCGGGTGCACGCAAGCGATTCGGATCTCTTCTCCATTTCCAATGCTCCCATGCTCACTGTTCCTGAGCATGTGATCGGTGATTGGTATAAGCCCTATGTGGTGAAGGGGGTGAGTGGTTCATACACCTTCTCCCAGGAAATTAAGGAGATGGTCCTGTTTGAGTACCACGATTGTACGCATCCGAGTGCGCTTCCAGACGTCGATCTTATCGTGGCGCGGGACGTACTGTCATCTCTTGCGGTTCCAGTGCAGCACACCCTGTTGAAGGAGTTTTCTGAGAAGTTGAAGGCAACAGGAGTTGTTCTGCTCGGTCAGAACGAGGTGATGCCTAAGGATACAGGATGGTTGCGGCAGATTGAAGGCACCGTTGCGGTGTTCAGCAAGGAATAA
- the bamD gene encoding outer membrane protein assembly factor BamD translates to MSVWVALALLGMCVSCTHVPPPRALIVSKEPPPALDSAPRPAIPEAVPLPSPVEEEIAGRLPPAPAAAPERVPESSQEREQKPESSKPQVVEPVSLASPVKPREAGSVPDVLPVPEVSSPHVAPPAPPAPTAPRPHRPSPPPVSPSASKPKQRAVPPSPPPASEPPREAEVQAEPEPAEDSPRAMVPEEPPEDEVPRVSRAVQLAVGQKLEVLYPGEGWVYVGEHTAQPGLRYHQRKLEESHSLFTFSAEREGDFVLAFSYFDVFRGDFVSDALAVKVVPKREGLARVVRAPEYRRTVSSPPDTVVSELSPAGTGTERRAEESGTSGSQRAAAHTGAPVRQDQTDTAVAEKAQHGTPRPDEKKDREPTVGGRDPVPSDAVAQGVSERYSPRKISPASQPSAPSAAPIEAHVPASAHKEGQEKRDHLAEARQFCAQGNARDALASLGDFFAQFPSHERMDEAWFLRGQAYEINGAQRNVRLALEAYKTILERFPHSPYWKKADERARFIKNFFIKIS, encoded by the coding sequence GTGAGTGTGTGGGTGGCGCTCGCCTTGCTGGGAATGTGTGTTTCGTGTACGCACGTGCCTCCGCCTCGTGCCCTCATCGTTTCAAAGGAGCCGCCTCCAGCGTTGGATTCTGCGCCGCGCCCTGCGATTCCAGAAGCAGTTCCTCTTCCGTCCCCTGTGGAGGAAGAAATCGCCGGTCGCCTCCCTCCTGCACCTGCCGCTGCACCTGAGCGCGTTCCTGAGTCCTCACAGGAGCGGGAACAGAAACCTGAGTCTTCGAAGCCTCAGGTGGTAGAGCCGGTGTCGCTTGCCTCTCCGGTGAAGCCTCGCGAGGCTGGGAGTGTACCTGATGTTCTTCCAGTACCTGAAGTGTCGTCGCCGCACGTTGCGCCGCCGGCACCCCCTGCGCCGACAGCTCCCCGGCCGCATCGTCCCTCCCCTCCGCCTGTATCGCCTTCTGCATCCAAACCAAAGCAGCGCGCTGTACCTCCTTCTCCGCCCCCTGCATCAGAGCCTCCTCGTGAGGCGGAGGTGCAGGCTGAGCCTGAGCCGGCAGAGGATTCTCCACGCGCGATGGTGCCTGAAGAACCGCCTGAGGATGAGGTGCCGCGCGTTTCGCGCGCGGTACAGCTTGCAGTGGGGCAAAAACTTGAGGTTTTGTATCCGGGCGAAGGTTGGGTGTACGTGGGCGAGCATACTGCGCAGCCTGGTTTGCGCTATCACCAGCGCAAGTTGGAGGAGTCGCATTCGCTTTTTACCTTTAGTGCTGAGCGAGAGGGTGATTTTGTCTTAGCGTTCTCCTATTTTGATGTGTTTCGGGGTGATTTTGTCTCCGACGCACTTGCGGTCAAGGTGGTACCGAAGCGGGAAGGGCTCGCGCGTGTGGTGCGTGCGCCTGAGTACCGGCGTACGGTGTCGTCTCCTCCTGATACTGTCGTTTCTGAGTTATCTCCTGCGGGAACGGGTACCGAGCGCAGAGCAGAAGAGAGTGGAACTTCTGGTTCTCAGCGCGCCGCTGCCCATACTGGAGCGCCTGTCCGGCAGGATCAGACGGATACTGCTGTTGCAGAGAAAGCTCAGCACGGTACGCCCCGTCCTGATGAAAAAAAAGATCGGGAACCCACCGTAGGAGGACGTGACCCTGTGCCGTCGGATGCAGTAGCACAGGGTGTGTCGGAGCGGTACTCTCCGCGGAAGATTTCACCAGCGTCTCAACCTTCTGCTCCCTCAGCTGCGCCTATTGAGGCGCATGTCCCGGCATCTGCTCACAAAGAGGGTCAAGAAAAACGCGATCACCTAGCAGAAGCGCGCCAGTTTTGTGCACAGGGAAACGCGCGAGATGCCCTCGCTTCGCTCGGCGATTTCTTTGCGCAGTTCCCTTCTCACGAACGAATGGACGAAGCGTGGTTCCTGCGTGGACAAGCCTATGAGATCAACGGCGCACAGAGAAACGTACGCCTCGCGCTCGAAGCATACAAGACAATACTGGAACGCTTCCCCCACAGCCCATACTGGAAAAAGGCAGACGAACGCGCACGCTTTATCAAAAACTTTTTTATTAAGATTTCTTAG
- a CDS encoding 50S ribosomal protein L25/general stress protein Ctc gives MDERRLKGKRRVQLGKYAAVRGRKEGRLPAVMYDHRGVSVPLELAQQDFDRLFRALTRSTVLSLELDGGEVFCVFVKDYQHNMVSDRVEHVDFYAVEESVPLRMRIRLQLCGSPEGVRYGARLEKGLSYIEVESLPRNLPDRVVLDISGLGAGDVRRVRDVPLPASVVVLSDPDAVIVALSSSASEAGSPAGARTG, from the coding sequence GTGGATGAAAGGCGTTTGAAGGGGAAAAGGCGCGTCCAGTTGGGGAAGTATGCCGCTGTGCGTGGCAGAAAGGAAGGGCGTTTGCCTGCGGTTATGTATGACCATCGGGGCGTGTCCGTTCCCCTTGAACTTGCGCAGCAAGACTTCGATAGATTGTTTCGTGCCTTAACCAGGAGTACTGTTCTGTCTTTGGAACTGGATGGTGGCGAGGTCTTTTGCGTTTTTGTTAAGGACTATCAGCATAACATGGTCAGTGACCGTGTGGAGCATGTGGATTTCTACGCAGTTGAAGAGAGTGTTCCGTTGCGAATGCGAATCCGGCTGCAGTTGTGTGGTTCTCCTGAAGGAGTGCGCTATGGGGCTCGCTTGGAAAAGGGGCTCTCATATATCGAGGTAGAGTCTTTGCCGCGCAACTTGCCCGACCGTGTTGTGCTTGATATCAGTGGGCTCGGGGCCGGCGACGTGCGCCGTGTGCGTGATGTTCCTCTGCCCGCGTCGGTGGTGGTTCTCAGCGATCCTGATGCGGTGATTGTGGCACTCAGTTCTTCTGCTTCCGAAGCGGGTTCACCCGCTGGCGCGAGGACCGGCTAG
- a CDS encoding chromosome segregation SMC family protein: MLFLKTLEVFGFKSFADRVRVEFADGVTALLGPNGCGKSNVVDAIKWVLGEQSSRALRADRMEDVIFNGTESRRSLNVAEASLTVCDEAGILSLDVPEILIKRRLYRSGESEYFLNGNAVRLKEIRELFWDTGIGKVAYSVMEQGKIDQILSNKPEERRYLFEEAAGVTRFKVRGAEAARKLEKTAENLRHLEVILQEVEKSYESSKLQAAQTQRYRMLKEEIFARDRDLGLLRLRGFLENQARADGALQRNRARRDALQTQVEEAQQTLSARIGEINDMEKRVDALQKEIYGLAIEQKAKQNEASLHRKHLSELKESIGQIEMRKIGVESRVQNLEEEVAEQDAHVYQLGSALSSVEEHIESFARSLHVASEHVSENDQTLRDIQGQMQEISAACVELEASLRDVAEDIAAELDTRLSAAGYSARNRAEAERTLVAGVQRLRTFVEGRARIVSDFLVVDTHTEGELCRMLTTVVDAFNEAVKIVHCVESDIAEYARVSARFIDEFVAPQGIMTKKREFERQLEQHRAQLERHAARQRTLQEENKLLVGKIEACRKTLESLRVDQARLRAEAEAGQKQAAGTRGEVARQRAVIKELEGELFTEGERVAALEERLLEVEGEIGQLEQRGVLLTKSLENCEGEIRVRNAAVTSEEHALQEARVELAQVGRQLEQAHRELMQCETEIRNLREHFREQHTRDLSEFEDLIPGIEKTASDLRQERGELQARVKEIGAVNFMAVEEFQEVKERYEFLVAQVADLEKARADLQRVTDKIKAESAELFLATYRRIRKNFHEVFRRLFGGGRAEIRLSDPAAVLSCGIEILAQPPGKKLEHIGLLSGGEKAMTAVALLFATYMVKPAPFCLLDEIDAALDEHNVARFVGMLDEFSDVSQYIVITHNRRTVLGARTMLGVTMEEPGVSKVVSIALESASERPANGEAGGAI; encoded by the coding sequence GTGCTCTTCCTGAAAACGCTTGAGGTATTTGGCTTTAAGTCGTTTGCAGATCGCGTTCGCGTTGAGTTTGCAGATGGCGTCACTGCGCTGTTGGGCCCAAACGGCTGTGGCAAAAGCAATGTCGTTGACGCCATAAAGTGGGTCCTCGGAGAGCAGTCCTCTAGGGCCTTGCGTGCCGACAGAATGGAAGACGTTATATTCAACGGGACCGAGTCGCGTCGTTCGTTGAACGTTGCAGAAGCCTCTCTTACCGTTTGCGATGAAGCTGGTATCCTTTCGCTCGATGTGCCAGAGATTTTAATTAAACGCAGACTCTATCGTTCCGGGGAAAGTGAGTACTTTCTTAACGGGAATGCCGTCCGTCTAAAGGAGATCCGCGAGCTCTTTTGGGATACGGGAATAGGGAAGGTTGCGTACTCCGTTATGGAGCAGGGGAAAATAGACCAGATTCTCTCAAATAAACCGGAGGAACGTCGCTACCTTTTTGAAGAAGCAGCAGGGGTGACGCGCTTTAAAGTTCGTGGCGCGGAAGCAGCACGGAAATTGGAGAAAACGGCGGAGAATTTGCGTCATCTTGAGGTTATTCTGCAAGAAGTAGAGAAGAGCTACGAGAGTTCAAAGCTCCAAGCTGCCCAGACGCAACGTTACCGCATGCTCAAAGAGGAGATTTTTGCGCGAGATCGCGATCTTGGTCTGTTGCGTCTGCGTGGGTTTTTAGAAAACCAAGCCCGAGCGGATGGAGCACTCCAGCGCAATCGCGCGCGGCGCGACGCGTTGCAAACACAGGTGGAGGAAGCACAGCAGACGCTTTCTGCTCGCATAGGCGAGATCAATGATATGGAAAAGCGCGTTGACGCGCTCCAAAAGGAAATCTATGGCCTTGCAATTGAACAGAAAGCGAAGCAAAACGAGGCATCGCTACATCGTAAGCATCTTTCTGAACTGAAAGAGTCGATTGGTCAGATAGAAATGCGCAAGATTGGTGTAGAAAGTCGCGTGCAGAATTTGGAAGAAGAAGTAGCAGAGCAAGACGCACACGTGTATCAGTTAGGCAGTGCTCTATCCTCTGTTGAAGAGCATATTGAATCGTTTGCGCGGAGCTTGCACGTTGCAAGTGAGCACGTCTCAGAGAATGATCAAACGCTTCGCGACATACAGGGACAGATGCAAGAGATAAGTGCCGCGTGTGTTGAACTTGAAGCGTCCCTACGTGACGTGGCAGAAGATATTGCCGCAGAGCTTGACACGCGCCTGAGTGCAGCCGGGTACTCTGCGCGCAATCGGGCAGAGGCTGAGCGTACGTTGGTAGCGGGGGTACAGCGCCTGCGAACCTTCGTGGAGGGGAGAGCACGTATTGTTTCAGACTTTCTGGTGGTAGATACCCACACTGAAGGGGAGCTGTGCCGGATGCTGACTACAGTTGTGGACGCGTTCAATGAGGCGGTAAAGATAGTGCACTGCGTTGAGTCAGACATAGCAGAATATGCGCGTGTTTCTGCCCGGTTTATCGATGAGTTTGTTGCTCCTCAGGGGATTATGACCAAGAAACGTGAATTTGAGCGACAGCTTGAACAGCACCGTGCACAGCTTGAGCGGCATGCTGCGCGTCAGCGCACACTGCAGGAAGAGAACAAGCTCCTTGTTGGGAAGATAGAAGCCTGTCGCAAAACGCTTGAATCCCTGCGTGTGGATCAGGCGCGTCTGCGTGCTGAAGCTGAGGCAGGACAAAAACAGGCTGCAGGAACCAGAGGGGAGGTGGCACGTCAGCGCGCAGTGATTAAAGAGCTCGAAGGGGAGTTGTTTACCGAGGGGGAGCGGGTGGCGGCGCTCGAAGAGCGCTTACTAGAGGTTGAAGGGGAAATAGGACAGCTAGAACAGCGCGGTGTTTTGCTCACCAAAAGTCTTGAGAACTGCGAAGGAGAGATCCGTGTGCGGAATGCCGCAGTAACATCTGAAGAACATGCGCTCCAGGAAGCGCGCGTGGAACTTGCACAGGTGGGGCGGCAGCTTGAGCAGGCACATCGGGAGTTGATGCAGTGCGAAACTGAGATTCGCAATTTACGTGAACATTTTCGAGAACAGCACACCCGCGATCTGAGTGAGTTTGAGGATTTAATACCGGGGATTGAAAAAACGGCAAGTGATCTGCGCCAAGAGCGTGGGGAGCTTCAGGCTCGAGTGAAGGAAATCGGGGCGGTGAACTTTATGGCGGTGGAGGAGTTTCAGGAGGTAAAGGAGCGCTACGAGTTTCTCGTTGCGCAGGTTGCGGACCTTGAAAAGGCGCGCGCAGATCTGCAGCGGGTAACCGATAAAATTAAGGCTGAATCTGCAGAACTTTTCTTGGCAACATACCGACGGATTCGTAAGAATTTTCACGAGGTATTCCGTCGTCTGTTTGGGGGAGGTCGCGCAGAGATACGTCTTTCAGATCCTGCAGCGGTGCTCTCGTGTGGAATTGAAATCCTCGCGCAGCCACCGGGGAAGAAGCTCGAGCATATTGGCCTCCTTTCTGGTGGAGAAAAGGCAATGACTGCAGTAGCGTTGCTCTTTGCAACGTATATGGTGAAGCCTGCGCCGTTTTGTCTTTTGGATGAAATCGACGCAGCGTTGGATGAGCATAATGTAGCTCGTTTTGTTGGGATGCTTGATGAGTTTTCTGACGTCAGTCAATATATCGTAATCACGCACAATCGGCGGACGGTTTTGGGTGCACGCACCATGCTTGGGGTAACAATGGAAGAGCCGGGGGTATCGAAAGTGGTTTCGATTGCACTTGAATCTGCTTCTGAGCGACCGGCTAACGGCGAGGCAGGAGGAGCCATTTGA
- a CDS encoding response regulator yields the protein MISKQDFPTINDRVPAGQKPNGAPYRVLVVDDSMFVSKQIGQILTSEGYEVADTAVDGVDGVEKYKAMSPGVDLVTMDITMPKMDGITALEKILEFDKNAKVVIISALGKEELVKKALLLGAKNYIVKPLDRKKVLERIASVLK from the coding sequence ATGATTTCCAAGCAGGATTTTCCCACGATCAACGATCGGGTTCCCGCAGGACAAAAACCGAATGGGGCGCCCTATCGTGTGTTGGTGGTGGACGACTCCATGTTCGTTTCAAAGCAGATTGGTCAAATCTTGACAAGTGAAGGCTACGAGGTTGCAGATACTGCGGTGGACGGCGTTGATGGGGTTGAAAAGTATAAGGCGATGAGTCCGGGCGTTGATTTGGTGACGATGGATATCACGATGCCCAAGATGGACGGGATTACTGCGCTTGAGAAGATTCTTGAGTTTGATAAGAATGCAAAGGTAGTTATCATTTCGGCGTTGGGGAAAGAGGAATTGGTGAAGAAGGCACTGTTACTGGGCGCGAAGAACTATATTGTCAAGCCGCTCGATAGGAAAAAGGTGTTGGAGCGAATTGCAAGCGTACTAAAGTGA
- the rpmB gene encoding 50S ribosomal protein L28, whose protein sequence is MARRCGLCGKGTISGCAVSKSMHHCKRVWKPNLLAVRVVVDGSALNMRICARCLRSNPLMKKAQPRANAPLRAAAPKL, encoded by the coding sequence ATGGCAAGAAGATGTGGACTGTGTGGAAAGGGGACGATCAGCGGGTGCGCCGTGAGTAAATCGATGCACCACTGCAAGCGGGTGTGGAAACCGAACCTGCTCGCAGTGAGAGTAGTTGTAGATGGCTCTGCGCTGAACATGCGGATTTGCGCGCGCTGCCTACGCAGCAACCCTCTTATGAAAAAGGCTCAGCCGCGGGCGAACGCGCCGCTAAGGGCGGCGGCGCCCAAGCTCTGA
- a CDS encoding chemotaxis protein CheX, translating to MRVEYINPFSEAAYVVLSEVLAGETKRGDLYLKSTCMPVMGVAAIVGLAGDVEGRVVFDMTLDTALKIASSMNEEKLAAFDELARATITELANLITAKAVTTLHELGFKFDLTPPALFTGDNMEISSSDIEALIVPMETPQGKVEINVAIRDKV from the coding sequence ATGCGTGTAGAGTATATCAACCCGTTCAGTGAGGCGGCGTACGTGGTTCTGTCTGAGGTTTTAGCAGGGGAAACCAAGCGGGGGGACTTGTATTTGAAGTCTACGTGCATGCCGGTGATGGGTGTTGCGGCTATCGTTGGCCTTGCAGGGGATGTAGAGGGGCGTGTGGTATTTGACATGACGCTCGATACGGCGCTGAAGATTGCCTCTTCGATGAACGAGGAGAAGTTAGCGGCGTTTGATGAGCTTGCGCGTGCGACGATCACCGAGCTCGCCAATCTGATCACCGCAAAGGCGGTTACTACGTTGCACGAGCTCGGATTTAAGTTCGATCTTACCCCTCCGGCGCTGTTTACTGGGGACAACATGGAAATATCTAGTAGTGATATTGAAGCGCTTATCGTGCCCATGGAGACGCCTCAGGGTAAGGTGGAAATTAATGTTGCCATCCGCGACAAAGTATAA